The following nucleotide sequence is from Ammospiza nelsoni isolate bAmmNel1 chromosome 21, bAmmNel1.pri, whole genome shotgun sequence.
AACGTGGGATTTCTTATGTCTATTGTGTCCATTAGAACAATACTGCTGAGAGCAACAGAGACCAAAGGCCTGGCCTTCAAAATATATGACTTGAAaagaaagctgcatttttttggtAAGGTCCAAATGTGTTTCATTCAGCTTTGCTGCTACTCCCAAAGTTTAGTTGTAAACAAGTCACACATCTGGGTAGCACTGCCTGTAACTGCCTTCATCCTCACCAGGAATTACTGGGTTCACAATGTTCTGTGTGTGCAGAAAACAGCTTGTAAGAGGTAACCTGAGCAAACTCTTACAACTGAAGAGCTTAAATAGCTTCAATGACCAGCTTGCAAAGTAGCCACAGTCTTTAACTTTATGGGTATAACCCTGAAGTcttaaaattctgcattttaccCCTGCAGAGTTCCTGTGATTCTGACTGCTCCTTATCAAATTTCCATGCTGACTCTTTGTCCAGACAGGTCAGGTGTCCAGAGCAGTGATGTCCTAACTGCTTTTGTGGGAGGTGAGTGTGAACTTGAGTAGAACTCACATACAACTATAAAGGGTTTTGTAGCTATATAGCaataaaactttgaaaaatcATTTCTGTGTATCATAAACAAAATGAAGTAACCTGTCAGAATTATTACTCAGTGCCAAAATAATGTTGCACCTGAATAACATCTGTGGATGTGACAGGTTGTTTTCTCACTGCATGGTTGACATATCCTGGAAACTTTGGATTCTGCACTCTGGAGGCTGGACTTATTTTTatgaattaatatttaaaacGTTCTATGCTCCTGATTCCAGCCTCACTTTCCAAAACCATGACAGAAAAACCACTGGAAAAAATACCCACTGAATTCCAGTATGGACAGGGATCCACAGAAAGGGATAGGGAACTTGGAGACTCCAAATTTGTGCACAGCTGATACAAAGCCAGGGTTTGGAGTTCATGGCTGCTGACAGGATGAGAAGGGGACATGAACTGTTCACTCTGAGACTGAGGACACCTGGAGAAGGCTACATTTTGGAGAAGTTGACAGACTTCACTGGTTgtctgcctttctcttcttgGAACAGCCATTCCAAAAAGCCTTTACAAACCTCCAAGCATGGTGGTGAGGTCCTCagcatgtaaaaataaaataaatgtgctctttctgcagggctgctgttcTCTCTGCTCCTAGACTGTTCCTACTCCCAAGCACACAGCTTGCCAGCTGAGTTGTGCCTGACTGCCACATACTCCCAGGTTCCTTTACACCTGCCTGGCACTTTTTGCAGAAATAGGACAGAGCACAGAAGAGCCCCTCATGAAGCACCTGGCCTCAGGCACAGAGACACAGCTGTCCCCTCAGTCTGAGTAACACCAGGATGTGGCAcctcctggggctctgcaggctctgagaGCTCAGAAAGGCAGAGTCAGAGACCCCACGGGTGTTCCTTGGCATTCCCACACCTCTCTCCTTGCTGGGTGTCCCTGATGGCCTTTGTAAACCATTCATGAAAGATACTTCTGAATAAATACTTTCTCTGTTATCTTCTCCAGTACAAAGGATTAATTTTGTATGAGTCTATGCCTGTACTGCTCTTCAGCAATGACAGAAATTCATTTCTTGGCCAGATTTTATGAATGATGTTCCATATTTCTTGTGTATTATGACGTTTTTGGATGATACAAAGTCGAGTCTAGACATCTGCCTTTGGTTCTAACACCATTTCTCTTCTCTGATGAACAGTGTATTGCAGTCTATAGATACCTGTAATTTACaactttttttcagtttaaagtaAGATCATGATTAACATTTTATATGAAGCAAGGTGGTGAACAGGAGAGTTCATTGACTTTTAAACCCTGGAATCACCCAAACAGTTTTACATTCCAAGTAAAATATTTGGTAGGCTTCACACCAGTCTTTTACCAATGAATATCACAATATTGCTGTTGggaaaaactgcatttattaaggcagtatattttaaaaattggccccagcaccacacagctggaaacaaggaaaaagTAATCTATGGCAGCATGTAAAAAACTGTTCTTTAGTTAGactgtgtatttttaataactgcCTCCAACAGACCACCCTATGACACTGATTGCAAGCACAGAAAGCCTGATTATTCAAAAGCCATGTAAATGAGACAGATGTTGATATTGCAAACTCCCACTATTCACCTCCAAcctattttttcatctttttctgcttgtttcGCTTGTTTCTTTCCTGGTGTCCTTTCTCTCACTGGTGTTTTCCTTCAGTACCACTCTATTTGCCTCCCAGAACCAACTGCAGCTTTTAGCTTTAATGGCAGAACAGAAATTGTTCAGAGATCTTTTAATCCTTCACCTTATATGCCACTTGCACAAGGACAGGCTACTCACTGCTCAGAGATGAACTATGAAAATAGCAAAAATAGTAGATTAATTAAGCTGGatcaccaaaaaaccccaagaatcTCCTACTTCTGTTGATTGGCACTAAAATACATGAAGTACTCCTAGTTTATAACATAATTTCTCTAAAGGATGTTTACTAAAAGACGGTGTCAATGTGGTGTCATTCCTTTGGCTACTTGGGTCCAAGTTTTTGTAAATGTCTGTTGTTGTAGGCTGAAATGTATTACAACTTTATCACTATTTTCcttactaaaaataaaacaagttgCTAAGAGTTCCACAAACCCATAATTAACTTCTCCTTTGAGAACAAAGAggatgcatttttaaaatgtttttattgccTTAGTAATAcatgttacaaaaaaaaagtcttctgcagcaaaacacacaaagaaCAGGAATGAGTGCAAACCAAACAAATCAGAAAGTAAATTATCTATGAAACCACTTATTTCAATGCAACAGGGGAACAGTAAAGTTTTGAAacagcttttcctcctctggaGAATGCAGAACTTATTGGAGCTCCTGACATAAGTCAGAATATTGCATTAAACCAAGATTTCAATTCCTTCCTCCCAGAGAGACCCAAACATTGTCCTCACaacattttgttcattttgttggaatagaagaaaaacagtCTTGAGAAAGACTGCAacctgctctgtcctgccaAGGCACTGGCTGTGCACTGTGCTCTCCTCCAGAGAAAGACAAGGACAACTTGGAACATAAAAATGTGGATTCTACACCATGACTTCTCAGATCTCTATTCCAATCAGTTTGTACTTCCAAAGACAAACTTCACCAGCTGACATGAGCACTTTGCCCAGATGCTTCAGCAGAACTCCAGTGTCTCATGTTCTGTCAGAATTTCTTCTCCaagctgccctgcacagaggaATTCTGAACACATGACCAACACCTTTGTATTTTGGGACACACTAACATAGTAACACCTTCCTGTGCCTCTGATGCCAAGTGCAGCTACAAAGTTACTCAAATTCCTGCATGTGCAGCCACCTCTTTGGCACCACAGTTCACTTGATGTCAGCCCTTCTTCACAGGCTGAAATATTTGTACCCTGGCAAATTCTCCTTGGGATAGTATAGcttacaaaggaaaataatatttttctttcttgttcaGTATCTTTTTTAACATTATGAGATAATAGAcatttcttccctctctctgctctcGTTTATTATGTTGATAATGCTTCTGAAGTACTTGATAAACTCCATCCGAACATCTTCAGGATCTTCCTCTAAGTTGGAATGTATCAATTTTAGCTTGTTCAGTGGATAagctttgaaaagaaataagaataatTAGGTATATTCCTCTTATAAAATAGTCCCAATCATGAGACAGCTCAGCTGGAATTCAGTGGTACACAATGTTTGACACCCCAGATaacacagagcagggcaaggagaaatGCAGCAGAGTTTGTCAGTGTTGCATACAAATACAGCTTATTGCCAGATTAAATTCTTCaaagtttattattattattgaagCATAAAGTCTGGTTCTGGTCACACATTCAGTTAAACAGAATTAAACAAATTGAGCACTGAATGGCAATTTTATTATTGAAGTGATATGATACTCTTTGATTACTTCAAAATTATGGaattatatttttgtgtttaatatgtattaatatattaatgCCTATAACAAACGTGCTTGTTTCAACACTGGAACAGTTTGCCCAGAAGGGAGTGTGTGTTTTCACAGCCATAAACAGCCACAAATAATTTTGCAGTATCTAAGGTACCTATTGCTAATTTTAAGATGCAGCTCATtagctttttatttcaaagggCTCCCATTCTTTTGGTTAACAAATACAGACTTAATGCCCTAAAAAGTGtctgttacaaaaaaaaaatccaaattaaaaaccaaactgCTACTGATGAGAAAATATGGCAGGAGTTCTAATTTCTGGCTCAGCTGCATACACACTTGGAGAAGCAACTAAAgcccttccctttctcctttccttttctttccagttcCCTGAAACTGGAATATTGCTCACCTTTGAAAtccattatttctgttttttcaaagCACTTCAGTGTTCTTTAATCAAGGGATTTGGATGAAAAAGACAAGCTGTGAAGTATTAACAATTTTAAAGACACAAAGATCGATGAAAACTCTAAGCCACAAATGGAGTTTTCCATCTCCTTACCCAAGGACAGGTTTTCTGtgtcccctgcactgccaggctTGTGATGTGCCACCAGGAGACACTGACTGTCaaggagaggctgctgctgcacgAAGCACGAGTACCACATCTCAATTTCTTTCAGGTGGCTGGGCAGCTCAGGGTTGAAGATTATTATTACACCATGAGAGTCCTTCATCAGAGCCGGCCAGCATGTTTCAAACcttgaaaaacacagaaaattgaAAGACTGACACATTAAGTACTCAAGAACACATTAAGTTCTCTTTTACTATAACATCAGTAACTTTGCCAGTTACATATCATATTCTAAGTATTTTGATTTATCTATTATGATAGTTGATCCCATGATTTTCTAATTTGATGATTTTTTGACAATGCAGAATTTGGTCAAATGCTCATTTAAACTTAAACATTGCCCTAAGAACAGATCATTCTCAATTCCATCTTTTAGAAATTAAGGCCTCAATCATATGCATACATTGTTTGAAGTCCACTCACATAATTTAATGGAAATGAGGGCAATTACAGAGTGGGCCTCTGTCTCCTGTATCTGTAACTTCATTCCAGAACTTGTGGACTTAACTTTTTTGAGTCAGTCCTTATCCAAAACAGAGTTCAGCTGTGATCATGGCAGAGAGTAAGTACCTAGTGTTGGATGCTTTACAGTAGAAACTATAAAAAGATGTTGGGGTGAAGAGTCAGGAATACTCATATCAAACAGATCATTAGCTTGAGCTTTAAGTACCAATATCTTGTAAACAGAACTATCAGGAGTTCAGTAACGTGGAGGAGCTGGCTTACTTCTGATCACCACTGCAATCCCACAGCTCGAACCGACACGCAGCTCCCTTGCTGTTGCCGTTGAGGTTGGGTTTCTCATACTCCAGGATCCTGCGGGGTGATGGATGCACGGTGGGATGCGATGGCACCCACggcacccacagcacccacagcagagcggggctctgggctctcgCTCACCTGACCCCCTGCGTGGGGCTGTAGCTGCAGATCCCTTCCGTGCTCTCGGACACGAAGTTTGCCAGCACAGACTTGCCAGACTGGCACAGCGCGGGGGTGAAAGACagaacacacacagaggaattTAATGTGCCAAAGCCACAACGTCGGCGCTCACCCAAACCCCCCGCGCCATCCCTCCCGCTCAGCCCCGCTGCATGCAGGCCTGGCCCCGcttcctcctgccttccttcccttcctccctccgCCGCAGTGACCCCGCGGGGCTCGGCGGTGCCGTTCGGGGCTCCcggcccgctctcacctcacggggccccaccagcagcaccttggcCCTCAGCATGGCGGGCGGGCACGGCGCCCCCCGCGGCCGCTGCCCGGCAACgcgcggggcggcgggagcgcgcgGCCATTGGCTGTGCCGCCGTCACGTGACGGGAGGGGCGGGGTGGGCCGTGAGGCGGCGTGAGGGGCTGCGGGCTGtccgtgtccctgctgtgtccccattgTGTCCCCGCTCTGTTACCGCCCTTTCTACGctctctttgctgctctgtCCCCTTCATGTCGCCTCGCCGTCCTCTCAGTGTCCCCGCTCCGTCCTCCTGTCCGTCCGCTGTGTCCTCGCTCCGTCCCCACCGCCTCCTTGCTGAGTCCCCTTCGTGTGCTCAGACTGTGCCCACAGcgtccctgctctgtccccgCAGTGTCCTTGCTTGACAGAACGAGATGACACAGTCAGTCTTAAGCTGCACCAAATGAACTTCAGGTTGGATGttgggaaaaagtttttcacagaaagagtgataaagaaCAAGAAtggtctgcctggggaggtggtggagtcaccatccctgggcgtgtttaacaaagcctggatgtagcactgggtgccagggtttagttgaggtgttggggctgggttggactcgataGCCGtaaagatctcttccaacccagtgattctgtgaattctgtgtgctttgtccctgctgtcctccctctgtccctgctctgcccggCCTGCTCGTTGGCCTGCTGGAACAAATGTGGTGTCACAGCAAAGGAGCAAAGGGATCCTTCACaatgcctgtgctgctgtgtctcAGGCAGCTTTGGTAAGGGGGAAATCCTCCTGGCAGcttcttcccagctgctgctttcagcaaggGACAGGATTTCTAGCCACTGAACTGTGTGACCCCTGAGCACTGAGCAAAGGAGGAACAGCTGATAACTTTTGAGGGCAGAAGTGGGAGAAAGTGGAAAGTCCCTCTCAGACTGTTTTTTCTGCCCATAGATACCAATCTTTGAACCATGAGAAGATAAAGCCCATGACTCCTGTGCAACCTTTCAGGGTCCAAAAGCCAATGAAAGATGGAACAGAGATCACCAAGCCCACTGCTGCACCCCATTGCTGGCCACATCCATGCaatgctgctcctgcactggccccagtgccctggcaggcagccctggagggaTGAAACAGGCAGAAG
It contains:
- the IFT22 gene encoding intraflagellar transport protein 22 homolog isoform X1 is translated as MLRAKVLLVGPRESGKSVLANFVSESTEGICSYSPTQGVRILEYEKPNLNGNSKGAACRFELWDCSGDQKFETCWPALMKDSHGVIIIFNPELPSHLKEIEMWYSCFVQQQPLLDSQCLLVAHHKPGSAGDTENLSLAYPLNKLKLIHSNLEEDPEDVRMEFIKYFRSIINIINESREREEMSIIS
- the IFT22 gene encoding intraflagellar transport protein 22 homolog isoform X2; this encodes MLRAKVLLVGPRESGKSVLANFVSESTEGICSYSPTQGVRFETCWPALMKDSHGVIIIFNPELPSHLKEIEMWYSCFVQQQPLLDSQCLLVAHHKPGSAGDTENLSLAYPLNKLKLIHSNLEEDPEDVRMEFIKYFRSIINIINESREREEMSIIS